The Pirellulales bacterium region GAAACTTGCCGCTCCTGCATCGCTTCTAGCAGCGCCGCCTGCGTTTTGGGGGGCGTGCGGTTGATTTCGTCGGCCAGCAGAATGTTGGTGAACACCGGTCCGCGCATGAATTGCAAATGCCGCGTGCCGCTTTGGCGATCTTCTTGCAACACTTCCGTGCCGGTGATGTCGCTGGGCATTAAATCGGGCGTGAACTGAATGCGCGTGAATTGCAGCGATAAGCAATTGGCCAGCGTGCTAACCATCAGCGTTTTCGCCAACCCCGGAACGCCTTCCAAAATGCAGTGGCCGCGGGCGAAAATGGCGATCATCAACTGTTCGATGACTTCGTCCTGCCCAACCACGATGTGCGCAATTTGTTCCCGCAAATGGCGATGGGCCTGCTCCAGGCGGCGCAAATCTTCCAGATCGGCTGAGTGCGGTCGATCGGAATGTTGCGCAGCGGCGTGCTCAGCCACCTTGGACGTTTGATGAATCACGATACAGGCCCTCACAGGATTTCAAGTTGCCAAACCGCTTGCCTCTTCTGACGAATTGCCAATCGCTAACTGTGCACTGCGAATTGCTAATCGCTAATTGCTAATCGCTGTTCATCTCTGATATACAGGCAGAAACTTATAGGGTAATTGGAGAATGATGAGTGCGATAGCGGTGCCGTAGGTTTTGCCGATTCCATCTCCCTCCCACGAGCCTTCGCCGGCGTTTTGCATTCTGATTAATTGATCGCGCGTGGCAGGGAAGTACTTGTCCCAATACTGATCGCCGGCCATGTAAAAAGCTTGCGAAGCGTAAAGCTGCGTGTAGAAATCGTGACCGCTGCGCTTGCTCCAGCCGTCAATTCCCTCGAACCGCTGCCAGACAAAATCGAGGCACCTGTTGGCCAACGGCGAATCAAATTCCCCGGCGTTATATAACGTGGCCACCGCGGCGGCGGATATCGCCAACCGCGCTTCACCCCCGGATGCCAACGAATAGCAAATGCCCCCTTCCGGCGTGCTGCATCGTTCCAGATAACGGACCGCATTTTCGATGGTGCCGCGGGGAACTTGAAAACCGGCGTTTTGGGCCGCTCGCAACGCTTGAACTTGCGTGACCGTGACTGAACCTTCATCCCCCCCGCCGGGCACGTACGTCCAACCCCCCGCGCCGCTTTGCCCGCGTGAAGTTAAACTGACGCCGGCAATCACCGCGTCGTGAATGGCGGCGCGCTTGGTGGGATTGGTTTCCATGCCATACACGGAGGCCAAATACATCAGCGCGAAGCCGTGGCCGTGCATCGGTTGGCCGTTGTCTTGATTCGGTCCTGTGATCAATCCCGATTTG contains the following coding sequences:
- a CDS encoding prenyltransferase/squalene oxidase repeat-containing protein, translated to MTAAPNLPLRLAQADEVLPKHVTQETLKAVRSGLDYLARTQADDGAWREGQGGQAYPMAMTALACTALLANGNSPTRGRYAEQLQRGTDYILQCAQASKSGLITGPNQDNGQPMHGHGFALMYLASVYGMETNPTKRAAIHDAVIAGVSLTSRGQSGAGGWTYVPGGGDEGSVTVTQVQALRAAQNAGFQVPRGTIENAVRYLERCSTPEGGICYSLASGGEARLAISAAAVATLYNAGEFDSPLANRCLDFVWQRFEGIDGWSKRSGHDFYTQLYASQAFYMAGDQYWDKYFPATRDQLIRMQNAGEGSWEGDGIGKTYGTAIALIILQLPYKFLPVYQR